In a single window of the Rhodamnia argentea isolate NSW1041297 chromosome 2, ASM2092103v1, whole genome shotgun sequence genome:
- the LOC115731442 gene encoding D-amino-acid transaminase, chloroplastic-like: MDSCNSSTDRRSDASEVGNASDSKVHVFSSSSELLDKLHEKWSSVKKQPYPAMYSSVFGGIILDPAMMVIPIDDHMVHRGHGVFDTAIILDGYLYELDVHLDRFLRSASQAKISSPFPRSTLRSILIQLTVASQCKKGTLRYWLSAGPGDFLLSPASCLTSAFYAVVIDEDFSQCKEGVKVITSTIPMKSPLFATMKNVNYLPNVLSKLEAEEQGAFASIWVDDEGSIAEGPNVNVAFITHEKELIFPVFDKILSGCTAKRLLQLAPKLVEQGLLKSVKTANLTVEEGKGAAEMMYVGSTLPLLPIITWDDQPIGDGKVGELTMALSDLVWEDMVAGPETQRLLVPYA, translated from the exons ATGGATTCTTGCAACTCTTCCACTGACAGGAGATCAG ATGCTTCGGAGGTTGGAAATGCAAGTGACTCCAAAGTTCATGTGTTCTCGTCGTCATCCGAG CTGCTTGACAAGCTGCATGAGAAGTGGAGTTCAGTGAAAAAGCAGCCATACCCTGCAATGTATTCAAGCGTTTTTGGTGGGATAATACTTGATCCAGCTATGATGGTCATACCAATAGATGATCACATGGTTCATAGAGGTCATGGTGTGTTTGATACAGCGATCATTTTGGATGG ATACCTCTATGAACTGGATGTCCATTTGGATCGCTTCCTTAGATCAGCATCACAGGCAAAAATCTCCTCTCCTTTCCCTCGGTCAACCCTCCGAAGCATTCTCATACAATTGACTGTGGCGTCACAATGCAAGAAAGGAACTCTGAGATACTGGTTAAGTGCTGGCCCTGGGGATTTTCTGCTCTCACCTGCCAGTTGCCTGACATCTGCTTTCTATGCTGTGGTCATCGACGAGGACTTCTCTCAATGCAAAGAGGGAGTGAAAGTCATAACTTCCACGATCCCCATGAAGTCACCTCTGTTCGCAACCATGAAGAATGTGAACTACCTACCGAATGTGCTTTCCAAATTGGAAGCTGAAGAGCAGGGAGCATTCGCTTCTATTTGGGTTGATGACGAGGGTTCTATTGCGGAAGGACCGAACGTGAATGTGGCGTTTATAACGCACGAGAAAGAGCTGATCTTTCCCGTATTTGATAAGATCCTCAGCGGGTGCACCGCCAAAAGGCTTCTTCAGCTGGCTCCGAAACTGGTCGAACAGGGACTGCTCAAGAGTGTGAAAACTGCCAACCTCACTGTGGAGGAAGGCAAAGGCGCAGCCGAGATGATGTATGTGGGAAGCACCCTTCCTCTGTTGCCGATAATCACGTGGGATGACCAACCAATTGGAGATG GGAAGGTGGGAGAATTAACAATGGCACTTTCGGATCTGGTTTGGGAAGATATGGTGGCTGGCCCGGAAACACAGAGGTTACTCGTTCCATACGCGTAG
- the LOC115731441 gene encoding probable aminotransferase TAT2, giving the protein MESRNANRHEVETPSRITIKGILSLLMESVDADKGKRVVSLGMGDPSAYTCFRTTRVAEDAVVDALQSQKFNGYSPTVGLPQTRRAIAEYLSCDLPYKLSSDDVFVTSGCTQAIDVALAMLARPGANVLIPKPGFPIYELCAAFRHIEVRHYDLLPNKGWEVDVDAIQALADQNTVAMVIINPGNPCGNVYTDQHLKEIAETAEKLNILVIADEVYGHLAFGDTPFVPMGRYGTIVPVLTLGSLSKRWIVPGWRLGWFVTSDPCGMFRKPKVVERIKKYFDILGGPSTFIQAAVPQILERTDEVFFRENVNMLRQTADICCSRIGEIPCLTCPDKPKGSMAMMVKLNLSLLKDISDDIDFCFKLAKEESVIILPGLAVGLKDWVRITFAADPSSLEEGLGRIKSFCQRYAKQV; this is encoded by the exons ATGGAGAGTCGAAACGCGAACCGTCATGAAGTGGAGACCCCTTCGCGCATTACCATCAAAGGCATCCTCAGCTTACTGATGGAGAGCGTCGACGCGGACAAGGGCAAGAGGGTCGTTTCGCTGGGCATGGGCGACCCCTCTGCCTACACGTGCTTCCGCACCACCCGCGTGGCCGAGGACGCCGTGGTGGACGCTCTTCAGTCGCAGAAGTTCAATGGCTATTCACCCACCGTCGGTCTTCCCCAGACAAGAAG AGCAATCGCCGAGTACTTGTCTTGTGATCTCCCGTACAAGTTATCATCCGATGATGTGTTCGTGACGTCTGGTTGCACGCAAGCGATAGATGTTGCATTGGCAATGCTCGCTAGACCAGGAGCGAACGTACTAATTCCGAAGCCCGGCTTCCCGATTTATGAACTTTGTGCTGCTTTTAGACACATTGAAGTTCGGCATTATGATCTCCTCCCCAATAAAGGTTGGGAGGTTGATGTTGATGCTATACAAGCATTAGCAGATCAGAACACAGTGGCCATGGTGATTATCAACCCCGGAAATCCTTGTGGGAACGTGTACACTGATCAACATTTAAAGGAG ATCGCAGAAACCGCAGAGAAGCTGAATATCCTTGTGATTGCTGATGAAGTTTATGGGCACCTCGCTTTTGGGGACACCCCATTTGTGCCGATGGGACGATACGGGACGATTGTTCCTGTTCTTACTCTTGGGTCTCTATCCAAGAGATGGATTGTACCTGGGTGGAGACTCGGCTGGTTTGTGACAAGTGACCCTTGTGGCATGTTCAGGAAGCCCAAG GTTGTTGAGCGCATAAAGAAGTACTTCGACATATTGGGAGGCCCATCAACTTTCATCCAG GCAGCGGTTCCTCAAATCCTCGAGAGAACCGATGAGGTTTTCTTTCGAGAAAACGTCAACATGCTGAGACAGACCGCGGATATTTGTTGCAGCCGGATCGGCGAGATTCCCTGCCTTACTTGTCCTGATAAACCCAAGGGATCTATGGCTATGATG GTAAAGTTGAACCTTTCACTACTAAAAGACATCAGCGACGATATCGACTTCTGCTTCAAGCTGGCCAAGGAGGAATCGGTCATCATCCTTCCAG GACTTGCCGTGGGCTTGAAAGATTGGGTTCGCATCACTTTCGCGGCTGATCCGTCATCTCTCGAAGAAGGCCTTGGAAGGATCAAGTCGTTCTGCCAGCGATATGCCAAGCAAGTATAA
- the LOC115755085 gene encoding uncharacterized protein At4g28440-like, producing MATSPEDPQNPPTSAAKPGLRKPVFTKVDQLKPGTNGHTLTVKVLESNPVSSQLRHARIAECLVGDETGTIVFTARNDQVDMLKAGATVILRNAKIDMFKGSMRLAVDKWGRVEVTEPADFTVKEDNNLSMIEYELVNVADE from the exons ATGGCGACCTCACCCGAAGATCCGCAGAATCCACCGACAAGCGCGGCGAAGCCGGGCCTGAGGAAGCCCGTGTTCACCAAGGTGGACCAGCTCAAGCCCGGCACCAACGGCCACACTCTGACCGTCAAGGTGCTCGAATCTAACCCGGTTTCCTCGCAGCTCCGCCACGCTCGGATCGCCGAGTGCCTCGTCGGGGACGAGACCGGCACCATCGTCTTCACCGCCCGGAACGATCAAG TTGATATGTTGAAGGCTGGTGCTACTGTGATTTTGCGCAATGCAAAGATCGATATGTTTAAGGGTTCAATGAGGCTAGCAGTTGATAAATGGGGCCGTGTCGAAGTCACAGAACCTGCCGATTTCACTGTAAAGGAGGACAACAATCTCTCCATGATTGAATATGAGCTGGTAAACGTCGCGGACGAGTAG